In Parvivirga hydrogeniphila, one genomic interval encodes:
- the dxs gene encoding 1-deoxy-D-xylulose-5-phosphate synthase, whose product MCAERILDTIDSPADLKGLSREQLEALAAEIRETLIHTVSKTGGHLAPNLGVVELTLGLHRALHCPKDKIVWDVGHQAYVHKLLTGRRERFDTLRTYGGVCGFPKRSESPYDVHDTGHASTSVSVALGLACARDRAGTDETIVAVIGDGSLTGGMAFEALNHLGHLQTRMIVVLNDNEMSISRNVGALASYLGRVRLDRRYRRLRDDVESALARSKIGAAMVAAGEAAKESFKQLLVPGMLFEELGIKYVGPIDGHDIGQVESAVAAARDVDGPVLIHAVTRKGKGYVHAEDRPDAFHGISPFSVESGKVDGSGGSRSYTEVFGRALVSEAERDERIVAITAAMPSGTGLSYFAERFPERFFDVGIAEEHAVGLASGLASGGLLPVVAIYSTFLQRAYDQLIMDVALQGLHVVFALDRAGLVGEDGPTHHGVFDLTYLRSIPGMSIMAPADEAELVHMLHTALVAGGPVAIRYPRGAGAGVELPKTPVVFEAGRSEVRRTGSDVALIAIGRMVSVAEQAADLLAAEGVDATVVNARWVKPLDLEMISEVARGHRLVVTVEENTGCGGFGAAVLEALSDLAIDVPVLRLAAPDCFVTHGATELLLHEIGLDAEGVRGAVLGRLMDLPGRANERRSSAGNPARRRAR is encoded by the coding sequence GTGTGCGCTGAGCGCATCCTCGATACGATAGATTCGCCAGCCGATCTCAAGGGGCTTTCGCGCGAGCAGCTCGAGGCGCTCGCGGCCGAGATCCGGGAGACGCTCATCCACACCGTCTCCAAGACCGGGGGGCACCTCGCTCCGAACCTGGGCGTGGTGGAGCTCACGCTCGGGCTCCATCGGGCCCTCCACTGCCCGAAGGACAAGATCGTCTGGGACGTCGGCCATCAAGCGTACGTCCACAAACTGCTGACGGGCCGGCGGGAGCGATTCGACACGCTGCGCACCTACGGAGGCGTCTGCGGCTTCCCGAAGCGCTCCGAGAGCCCGTACGACGTCCACGACACCGGACACGCGTCCACCTCGGTGTCGGTCGCGCTCGGACTCGCGTGCGCGAGGGACCGCGCGGGCACCGACGAGACGATCGTCGCGGTGATCGGCGACGGCTCGCTCACGGGCGGTATGGCGTTCGAGGCGCTCAACCACCTCGGCCACCTGCAGACGCGGATGATCGTCGTGTTGAACGACAACGAGATGTCGATCTCTCGCAACGTGGGAGCCTTGGCGAGCTACCTGGGCCGGGTGCGGCTCGACCGCCGGTACCGCCGTCTGCGCGATGACGTGGAGTCTGCGCTCGCACGCAGCAAGATCGGAGCGGCGATGGTGGCCGCGGGCGAGGCGGCGAAGGAGTCGTTCAAGCAGCTGTTGGTGCCGGGCATGCTCTTCGAGGAGCTCGGCATCAAGTACGTCGGTCCCATCGACGGCCACGACATCGGACAGGTCGAGAGCGCGGTGGCCGCGGCACGAGACGTCGACGGCCCGGTGCTCATCCACGCGGTGACGCGCAAGGGCAAGGGCTACGTGCACGCGGAGGACCGTCCCGACGCGTTCCACGGCATCAGCCCGTTCTCGGTGGAGAGCGGCAAGGTCGATGGAAGCGGCGGTTCGCGCTCGTACACCGAGGTCTTCGGCCGAGCGCTCGTGTCGGAGGCCGAGCGCGACGAGCGCATCGTGGCCATCACGGCGGCGATGCCGTCGGGCACCGGTCTGTCGTACTTCGCTGAGCGGTTCCCTGAGCGGTTCTTCGACGTGGGTATCGCCGAAGAGCACGCCGTGGGCCTCGCATCGGGCCTCGCGTCCGGTGGGCTGCTACCGGTGGTAGCGATCTACTCGACGTTCCTCCAGCGCGCGTACGACCAGCTCATCATGGACGTCGCGCTGCAGGGGCTTCACGTGGTGTTCGCGCTCGACCGAGCGGGCCTGGTCGGCGAAGACGGGCCGACGCACCATGGCGTGTTCGACCTGACGTACCTGCGCTCGATCCCTGGCATGAGCATCATGGCGCCGGCCGACGAGGCCGAGCTGGTGCACATGCTGCACACCGCGCTCGTGGCGGGCGGGCCGGTCGCGATCCGGTATCCGCGAGGCGCAGGCGCAGGCGTCGAGCTGCCCAAGACGCCGGTGGTCTTCGAGGCCGGGCGCTCGGAGGTGCGGCGGACGGGCTCGGACGTGGCGCTCATCGCCATCGGACGCATGGTTTCCGTCGCGGAGCAGGCCGCCGATCTGCTCGCCGCAGAGGGCGTGGACGCGACGGTCGTCAACGCTCGCTGGGTGAAGCCCCTCGACCTCGAGATGATCTCCGAGGTGGCCCGCGGGCATCGTCTGGTCGTGACCGTCGAGGAGAACACGGGGTGCGGCGGTTTCGGCGCTGCGGTGCTCGAGGCGCTTTCCGATCTTGCGATCGACGTGCCGGTGCTCCGTCTTGCTGCTCCGGACTGTTTCGTCACGCACGGCGCCACGGAGCTGCTGCTGCACGAGATCGGTCTCGATGCCGAAGGTGTCAGAGGGGCGGTGCTCGGGCGGCTCATGGACCTCCCGGGCCGGGCGAACGAGAGGCGCTCCAGTGCGGGGAACCCGGCTCGACGTCGCGCTCGTTGA
- the accC gene encoding acetyl-CoA carboxylase biotin carboxylase subunit, which translates to MFKKVLIANRGEVALRIIRACREMGIATVAVYSEADRECLHTKMADEAVCIGPAPSSQSYLSMPSIVSAALITGAEAVHPGYGFLAEKAAFARAVQDSGLTFIGPSPEAIEKMGDKAVARATMIAAGVPVVPGSDGVVEDVNEALTFASEVGYPVLVKAAAGGGGKGMRVANDPGELERNFTAARTEAAAAFGDDSVYLEKYLTRPRHVEIQVLADTHGNAVHLFERDCSVQRRHQKLIEEAPSPALTPEIRAAMGEAAIKAVRAVGYVNAGTVEFLLDADGRFYFMEMNTRVQVEHPVTEQVTGVDIIKEQIRIAAGEPMKHRAQSDVRLTGHAIEFRINAEDPLHAFRPHPGRIDVFGPPGGFGVRFDSHVYSGYHVPPHYDSLLAKLVVWGETREEAIARARRALDEFIIVGIPTTIPFHQFVVEEPHFVRGEVYTDYVEKHVPHGALEAFVRGHDREASDG; encoded by the coding sequence ATGTTCAAGAAGGTCCTCATCGCGAACCGAGGCGAAGTCGCGCTGCGCATCATCCGCGCCTGCCGCGAGATGGGCATCGCCACCGTCGCCGTGTACTCGGAGGCCGACCGCGAGTGCCTGCACACAAAGATGGCCGACGAGGCGGTCTGCATCGGCCCGGCCCCGTCGTCACAGAGCTATCTTTCGATGCCATCGATCGTCTCAGCGGCGCTCATCACGGGTGCCGAGGCCGTGCACCCCGGGTACGGCTTCCTTGCCGAGAAGGCCGCGTTCGCCCGGGCGGTCCAAGACTCGGGGCTGACCTTCATCGGCCCATCGCCTGAGGCCATCGAGAAGATGGGCGACAAGGCCGTGGCGCGCGCCACCATGATAGCCGCAGGCGTCCCGGTCGTGCCCGGCAGCGATGGCGTCGTCGAGGACGTGAACGAGGCGCTGACGTTCGCATCGGAGGTCGGCTACCCCGTGCTCGTCAAGGCCGCTGCCGGCGGAGGCGGCAAGGGCATGCGCGTCGCCAACGATCCTGGCGAGCTGGAGCGCAACTTCACCGCTGCGAGGACCGAGGCCGCAGCGGCGTTCGGCGACGATTCCGTGTACCTGGAGAAGTACCTCACGCGCCCGCGCCACGTGGAGATCCAAGTCCTCGCCGACACGCACGGCAACGCGGTGCATCTGTTCGAGCGCGACTGCTCGGTGCAACGGCGTCACCAGAAGTTGATCGAGGAGGCGCCGAGCCCGGCGCTCACTCCCGAGATTCGCGCCGCGATGGGCGAGGCGGCTATCAAGGCCGTCAGGGCCGTCGGCTACGTGAACGCGGGCACGGTCGAGTTCCTGCTGGATGCCGACGGGCGGTTCTACTTCATGGAGATGAACACGAGGGTGCAAGTCGAGCACCCCGTGACCGAGCAGGTCACCGGCGTCGACATCATCAAGGAGCAGATCCGCATCGCCGCGGGCGAGCCGATGAAGCATCGCGCCCAGAGCGACGTGCGCCTGACCGGGCACGCCATCGAGTTCCGCATCAACGCCGAGGATCCGCTGCACGCCTTCCGGCCGCACCCTGGCCGCATCGACGTCTTCGGACCGCCAGGCGGGTTCGGGGTGCGGTTCGACTCGCACGTGTACTCCGGCTACCACGTGCCGCCGCACTACGATTCGCTGCTCGCCAAGCTCGTGGTGTGGGGCGAGACGCGCGAAGAGGCCATCGCGCGAGCACGGCGCGCGCTGGACGAGTTCATCATCGTGGGCATCCCGACGACGATCCCCTTCCACCAGTTCGTGGTCGAGGAACCGCACTTCGTGCGCGGCGAGGTCTATACTGACTACGTCGAGAAGCACGTGCCGCACGGAGCGCTGGAGGCGTTCGTGCGGGGCCATGACAGGGAGGCAAGCGATGGGTGA
- the accB gene encoding acetyl-CoA carboxylase biotin carboxyl carrier protein: MSHIHITDTTLRDAHQSLWATRMALADMLPILPKMDAVGYWSLEVWGGATFDAALRFLDENPWERLRIIRQHAPKTPLQMLLRGQNLVGYRHYSDEICRRFVFAAKRNGIDVFRIFDALNDIRNVQVTAEAVKECGGHFEGAISYTVSPVHTLDAYVEYAHKLKELGADTICIKDMAGMLTPFRTERMVRVLKQEVGLPVHVHCHYIGGMAPMNYLKAAEAGAEIIDTAVVALAFGNSQPAVEMIVAALKESPYDTGLDLDLLFEIAEYWEHVREGKKLKRGVTSLMHMEVFSHQVPGGMLSNLVSQLELQKAGDRLPDVLREIPRVRAEVGYPPLVTPMSQIVGTQAVINVLTGRRWSVVPQEMKDYIRGLYGKAPGPMDEDVVKRVLGNEKPLPPDVRPGSLVTTTYDEVAEEIGDLARSEEDVLMYALFPNEARTYLQKHREGVERAVFLTGEEIRTVKEDDAVDVNQIRELVKMVEESGVTEIVVEEGDTRIVVRKGGVASEPAAPHGRTAAAVEQGTPASPESSQVLDVADQPSEAPATWKAVTAPMVGTFYEAPSPGADPFVKVGDRVEEGQTLCILEAMKLMNEIAAEEPGIIRQVCVTNGQPVEYGTVLFYYEPLA; the protein is encoded by the coding sequence GCCACATCCACATCACGGACACCACCTTGCGCGACGCGCACCAGTCGCTGTGGGCGACGAGGATGGCGCTCGCCGACATGCTCCCGATCCTTCCGAAGATGGACGCGGTGGGGTACTGGTCCTTGGAGGTCTGGGGCGGCGCCACCTTCGATGCCGCGCTCAGGTTCTTGGACGAGAACCCCTGGGAGCGGCTGCGCATCATCCGCCAGCACGCGCCCAAGACGCCGCTCCAGATGCTGCTCCGGGGCCAGAACCTCGTCGGCTATCGGCACTACTCCGACGAGATCTGCCGCCGGTTCGTGTTCGCTGCCAAGCGCAACGGCATCGACGTCTTCCGCATCTTCGACGCGCTCAACGATATCCGCAACGTCCAGGTGACCGCGGAGGCCGTCAAGGAGTGCGGCGGCCACTTCGAGGGCGCCATCAGCTACACGGTCTCGCCAGTGCACACCCTCGACGCGTACGTGGAGTACGCGCACAAGCTCAAGGAGCTCGGTGCCGACACGATCTGCATCAAGGACATGGCGGGCATGCTCACGCCGTTCCGCACCGAGCGGATGGTGCGGGTGCTCAAGCAAGAGGTCGGGCTGCCGGTCCACGTGCACTGCCACTACATCGGCGGCATGGCGCCCATGAACTACCTCAAGGCCGCAGAAGCGGGCGCGGAGATCATCGATACCGCGGTGGTCGCGCTCGCGTTCGGCAACAGCCAGCCGGCCGTCGAGATGATCGTGGCTGCCCTCAAGGAGTCCCCATACGACACCGGCCTCGACCTCGATCTGCTCTTTGAGATCGCCGAGTACTGGGAGCACGTGCGCGAGGGGAAGAAGCTCAAGCGCGGCGTCACCTCGCTCATGCACATGGAGGTCTTCAGCCATCAGGTCCCCGGCGGCATGCTCTCGAACCTCGTGAGCCAACTCGAGCTCCAGAAGGCTGGCGACCGTCTGCCCGACGTGCTCCGGGAGATACCGCGGGTTCGCGCTGAAGTCGGCTATCCACCGCTCGTGACGCCGATGTCGCAGATCGTGGGCACGCAAGCGGTCATCAACGTGCTCACGGGACGCCGTTGGTCCGTGGTTCCGCAGGAGATGAAGGACTACATCCGCGGCCTGTACGGCAAGGCCCCAGGGCCGATGGACGAGGACGTCGTCAAGCGGGTGCTCGGCAACGAGAAGCCGCTGCCGCCGGACGTGCGGCCAGGAAGCCTCGTCACCACCACCTACGATGAGGTGGCCGAGGAGATCGGCGACCTTGCCCGCAGCGAAGAGGACGTGCTCATGTACGCGCTCTTCCCGAACGAGGCGCGGACGTATCTGCAGAAGCACCGCGAGGGCGTTGAGCGTGCGGTGTTCCTCACAGGTGAGGAGATCCGGACTGTCAAGGAGGACGACGCCGTGGACGTGAACCAGATCCGTGAGCTCGTGAAGATGGTCGAGGAGTCGGGCGTCACGGAGATCGTGGTCGAGGAAGGCGACACCCGCATCGTCGTGCGGAAGGGCGGCGTTGCGAGCGAGCCGGCAGCGCCGCACGGCCGGACGGCGGCCGCCGTCGAGCAGGGGACGCCAGCCTCACCCGAGTCCTCGCAGGTGCTCGATGTGGCAGACCAGCCGAGCGAGGCGCCAGCGACCTGGAAGGCCGTGACCGCCCCGATGGTCGGCACCTTCTATGAGGCGCCGTCGCCGGGGGCTGATCCGTTCGTGAAGGTCGGAGACCGCGTCGAGGAAGGCCAGACCCTCTGCATACTCGAGGCGATGAAGCTCATGAACGAGATCGCGGCCGAGGAGCCGGGCATCATCCGACAGGTGTGCGTCACCAATGGGCAGCCGGTCGAGTACGGCACGGTGCTGTTCTACTACGAGCCACTGGCGTGA
- a CDS encoding TlyA family RNA methyltransferase, with product MRGTRLDVALVERGLFPTREQARAAILAGEVRVDGVVALKPGQPVSPAATLQAAPRERYVSRGGRKLEGALEAFGIDVRGLRAIDVGASTGGFTDCLLKHGAASVVALDVGYGQLAWSLRTDERVTVIERTNVRTADPLRLGAPFDLVVCDVSFISLTTVLPRLIELAGANGQVLALVKPQFEVGKGRLGKKGVVRDPDLHREVLERVVAAVTETGWVVRGVTFSPLKGPEGNVEFWVWAAADGEPTDVRPTDVVAEAHRRLGE from the coding sequence GTGCGGGGAACCCGGCTCGACGTCGCGCTCGTTGAGCGAGGGCTGTTCCCGACGCGGGAACAAGCGCGCGCTGCGATCCTCGCTGGCGAGGTACGGGTAGACGGCGTCGTCGCGCTGAAGCCCGGGCAGCCGGTGTCGCCGGCTGCGACGCTTCAGGCGGCGCCTCGCGAACGCTACGTGTCGCGGGGAGGTCGCAAGCTCGAAGGGGCGCTCGAGGCGTTCGGGATCGACGTGCGCGGGCTTCGGGCCATCGACGTCGGCGCATCAACGGGCGGCTTCACGGACTGCCTCCTCAAGCACGGGGCCGCTTCGGTGGTGGCGCTCGACGTCGGGTACGGGCAGCTCGCGTGGAGCCTGAGGACCGACGAGCGCGTGACGGTCATCGAGCGCACGAACGTGCGGACCGCCGATCCGCTCCGGCTCGGCGCGCCGTTCGATCTCGTGGTGTGCGACGTTTCGTTCATCTCGCTCACGACCGTGCTCCCTCGCCTCATCGAGCTTGCGGGAGCGAACGGGCAGGTCCTCGCGCTCGTTAAGCCGCAGTTCGAGGTCGGGAAAGGCCGGCTCGGTAAGAAGGGCGTTGTGCGGGACCCCGATCTGCACCGGGAGGTGCTCGAACGCGTCGTGGCCGCTGTCACAGAAACGGGGTGGGTCGTGCGCGGCGTGACCTTCTCGCCGCTCAAAGGGCCCGAAGGTAACGTAGAATTCTGGGTGTGGGCGGCCGCGGACGGCGAGCCGACAGACGTGCGGCCGACAGACGTCGTGGCGGAGGCGCATCGCCGGTTAGGGGAGTGA
- the nusB gene encoding transcription antitermination factor NusB, translated as MLERTRARRQALQMLYQREITGDPIARILAERSYALEDGEPTEYCQQIVQGVEANQEMIDAEIEKTSEHWTLSRMPLVDRNILRIAVYEIIFEDDVPNSVAINEAVELGKVFGGEDSSKFINGVLGRIAEKHEAVETKATEDAGE; from the coding sequence ATGCTCGAGCGGACCCGCGCGAGGCGGCAAGCGTTGCAGATGCTCTACCAGCGGGAGATCACGGGCGATCCGATCGCGCGCATCCTCGCTGAGCGCAGCTACGCGCTCGAGGACGGAGAGCCGACCGAGTACTGCCAGCAGATCGTGCAAGGCGTCGAAGCCAACCAGGAGATGATCGACGCGGAGATCGAGAAGACCTCCGAGCACTGGACGCTCTCACGGATGCCGCTCGTGGACCGCAACATCTTGCGGATTGCCGTCTACGAGATCATCTTCGAGGACGACGTGCCCAACTCCGTGGCGATCAACGAGGCGGTGGAGCTCGGCAAGGTCTTCGGCGGCGAGGACTCCTCGAAGTTCATCAACGGTGTGCTTGGACGGATAGCAGAGAAGCACGAAGCGGTCGAGACCAAGGCGACGGAGGACGCAGGTGAGTGA
- the xseB gene encoding exodeoxyribonuclease VII small subunit, whose product MSDERYTFEQARARLEEIASLVRKKDTSLERSLELLEESVRLANVCTELVDRTDVGATAAAPPDESEGGPEHGEGEPAAAEEGGA is encoded by the coding sequence GTGAGTGACGAGCGGTACACGTTCGAGCAGGCCAGGGCGAGGCTCGAAGAGATCGCATCGCTCGTGCGCAAGAAGGACACCTCACTCGAGCGGAGCCTCGAGCTGCTGGAAGAAAGCGTACGGCTCGCGAACGTCTGCACCGAGCTCGTCGACCGCACGGACGTGGGTGCGACGGCGGCTGCTCCGCCAGACGAGTCAGAAGGCGGGCCGGAGCACGGCGAGGGCGAACCGGCGGCCGCCGAGGAGGGCGGCGCGTGA
- a CDS encoding Asp23/Gls24 family envelope stress response protein, protein MGEEILLEGLGVAPSVLETIATLAAESVEGVEAVSARPVAGLVGKPSSRGVTVETDADGTLAVDVHVVVRYGKPLRQVAEDVKFSIADAMRAQTGQEVGSVDVFIDSIVFPEQ, encoded by the coding sequence ATGGGTGAGGAGATCCTGCTCGAGGGGCTCGGCGTCGCCCCCTCCGTGCTCGAAACCATCGCGACGCTGGCGGCGGAAAGCGTCGAGGGCGTCGAGGCCGTCTCGGCGCGGCCGGTTGCCGGGCTGGTGGGGAAGCCGTCGTCTCGTGGCGTGACGGTCGAGACGGACGCCGACGGGACACTTGCGGTGGACGTGCACGTCGTCGTGCGGTACGGCAAGCCGCTTCGGCAGGTCGCCGAAGACGTGAAGTTCTCCATCGCTGATGCGATGCGTGCGCAGACCGGGCAGGAGGTCGGCTCGGTCGACGTGTTCATCGACAGCATCGTGTTCCCAGAGCAGTGA